From one Triticum urartu cultivar G1812 chromosome 3, Tu2.1, whole genome shotgun sequence genomic stretch:
- the LOC125544545 gene encoding uncharacterized protein LOC125544545 isoform X1 — translation MEMSRENVGCTAQSCQSWRPWMLGLRRHRGRWRRKKYQQDVSIFCEWRLILALLLSGLLPNVEQKLACSIFSELSRQAKLSVCTTVESWAWLRRALSVLWCDFVGRRVKRLEVAFCVYVESPGRVWHLQAVLVARLLIFWCVCFYSRLYLFIYGWRCVG, via the exons ATGGAGATGTCCAGGGAGAACGTGGGCTGCACTGCTCAAAGTTGTCAGAGCTGGAGGCCCTGGATGTTGGGGCTGAGGAGGCATCGAGGGAGGTGGCGGAGGAAGAAATATCAGCAAGACGTGAGTATCTTCTGCGAGTGGCGGTTAATTCTTGCCCTCCTGCTGTCCGGACTTCTACCAAAT GTTGAGCAGAAGCTCGCTTGTTCAATTTTCTCAG AATTGTCGCGCCAGGCAAAGCTATCGGTATGTACGACAGTAGAAAG TTGGGCGTGGCTTCGTCGTGCATTGAGCGTGCTTTGGTGTGACTTCGTCGGACGTCGAGTGAAGCGGCTGGAGGTGGCTTTTTGTGTCTATGTCGAGTCGCCGGGTCGCGTGTGGCATCTTCAAGCCGTCTTGGTTGCCAGACTTCTAATTTTTTGGTGTGTGTGCTTCTACAGCCGGCTCTACTTGTTTATATATGGGTGGAGGTGTGTGGGTTGA
- the LOC125544545 gene encoding uncharacterized protein LOC125544545 isoform X2, translated as MEMSRENVGCTAQSCQSWRPWMLGLRRHRGRWRRKKYQQDVSIFCEWRLILALLLSGLLPNVEQKLACSIFSELSRQAKLSVCTTVERSVICLHPLLQLFKLQKQVGRGFVVH; from the exons ATGGAGATGTCCAGGGAGAACGTGGGCTGCACTGCTCAAAGTTGTCAGAGCTGGAGGCCCTGGATGTTGGGGCTGAGGAGGCATCGAGGGAGGTGGCGGAGGAAGAAATATCAGCAAGACGTGAGTATCTTCTGCGAGTGGCGGTTAATTCTTGCCCTCCTGCTGTCCGGACTTCTACCAAAT GTTGAGCAGAAGCTCGCTTGTTCAATTTTCTCAG AATTGTCGCGCCAGGCAAAGCTATCGGTATGTACGACAGTAGAAAGGTCGGTGATATGCTTACATCCTCTTCTGCAATTATTTAAGTTACAAAAGCAAG TTGGGCGTGGCTTCGTCGTGCATTGA